The Leishmania major strain Friedlin complete genome, chromosome 28 genome includes a region encoding these proteins:
- a CDS encoding putative DNA replication licensing factor gives MNPPDIRDDPALPQPTAEVAPVLEVDADGIRVREAVHLFLSRLIDPLLRADPNLAVAGTSGRDDISGAHSSLDYVVAQMERISTSTSWSTCVVRWADLLRFDEDAAAVLESDFQRFSPFINEALHQVLLQYYGEEYANRGKCNPSLVFSNVPRCLTIRSLRASLVGQLCAIKGVVTRTSQVRPELLVGVFRCSDCGTGSLPIEQQFHYTEPPTCRNPQCENKNKFQLIPNHPQTRFGDWQKLRMQEDANNIPAGCMPRTMEVIVRADAVEVAKPGDRILAIGCAIVVPEVAKLFNLANRREVQRQLTGGQRAQQDAQADMEGTTGLRALGVRDLNYRMCFLATTITDATGDDRKMTQAVKEATDGAAEREEVVLTPAERQRVQQMRRHDNLLKALTSCVAPNVFKHDVVKLGLLLQMVGGVSKTTIERIALRGDINVCIVGDPSTAKSQFLKWVSANMPRGVYTSGKASTASGLTATVTRDADTGERTIEAGALMLSDRGICCIDEFDKMEMKDQVAIHEAMEQQTISIAKAGIKATLNAKTSLLAALNPIGGKYDRRRPLQKNIAMTAPIMSRFDLMFVIVDDSGDDADFAIANQLLRLHRFGGAAVRPPFTTEDFQLYLRYARSLTPRLTREASQLIVAAYRDMRLQDSLSNRSKVYRVTTRLLESMIRLSEATAKVYMSDEVRPTHVEVALELMRQSLSTLDMTEVELVGGAADDTLHEEQDRVVKQEPEAARGSASASSGVAGHGTDKGRVADDSAGTDGQTSFADEPASASSAAVAAPRRKVSIKADHYFSIVNRLVAHLKSLGDDAAPTRQELVTWYLEQVKTLNRPLLEAELRYVNLVLSKLVREGKLLEVNVREGDLPRLYLDPNFNPDVTQ, from the coding sequence ATGAATCCACCCGACATTCGTGACGacccggcgctgccgcagccgacggCTGAGGTGGCTCCGGTGCTCGAGGTTGACGCTGACGGCATCCGCGTGCGAGAGGCAGTGCACCTCTTTCTTAGCCGCCTAATcgaccccctcctccgtgcaGATCCAAACCTTGCTGTCGCCGGTACTTCTGGTCGCGATGACATCTCTGGTGCGCACTCATCCCTCGACTATGTAGTCGCACAGATGGAGCGCATCAGCACGTCGACTAGCTGGTCGACGTGCGTGGTTCGATGGGCGGATCTCCTCCGCttcgacgaggacgccgcggcggtgctggagtcGGATTTCCAGCGCTTCTCACCCTTCATCAACGAGGCCCTTCATCAGGTCCTCCTGCAGTACTACGGCGAGGAGTACGCGAACCGCGGTAAGTGTAACCCCAGTCTCGTTTTTTCGAACGTGCCGCGGTGTCTGACGATTCGCTCGCTGCGGGCGTCGTTGGTAGGACAGCTGTGCGCTATCAAGGGTGTCGTGACGCGTACGTCTCAGGTGCGGCCCGAGCTGCTCGTTGGCGTgttccgctgcagcgactgcgGCACAGGGAGTCTGCCTATCGAGCAGCAGTTCCACTACACCGAGCCGCCCACCTGCCGCAACCCCCAGTGCGAAAACAAGAACAAGTTCCAGCTGATTCCGAATCACCCACAAACACGCTTCGGTGACTGGCAGAAGCTGCGCATGCAGGAGGACGCGAACAACATCCCTGCTGGGTGCATGCCGCGCACGATGGAGGTGATTGTCCGCGCCGACGCTGTGGAGGTGGCGAAGCCCGGCGACCGAATTCTCGCCATCGGGTGCGCCATTGTCGTGCCGGAGGTGGCGAAGCTGTTCAACCTGGCCAACCGGCgtgaggtgcagcggcagctgacgGGTGGCCAACGGGCCCAGCAGGACGCGCAGGCGGATATGGAGGGTACCACCGGGTTGCGCGCGCTCGGCGTGCGAGACCTTAACTACCGCATGTGCTTTCTTGCCACTACCATCACGGACGCCACGGGCGACGACCGCAAGATGACGCAAgcggtgaaggaggcgaCGGATGGGGCGGCAgagcgggaggaggtggtgctcaCGCCCGCAGAGCGtcagcgggtgcagcagaTGCGTCGGCACGATAACTTGCTGAAAGCGCTCACATCCTGTGTCGCGCCGAACGTGTTCAAGCACGACGTTGTGAAGCTGGGGCTGCTTCTTCAGATGGTCGGCGGTGTCTCGAAAACGACTATCGAGCGCATTGCACTGCGGGGCGACATCAACGTCTGCATTGTCGGCGACCCATCCACGGCCAAGTCGCAGTTTCTTAAGTGGGTCTCAGCGAACATGCCACGTGGTGTTTACACAAGCGGCAAGGCGTCCACAGCCAGCGGTCTGACCGCAACGGTGACGCGGGACGCCGACACGGGCGAGCGCACCATCGAGGCCGGCGCCCTCATGCTCAGTGACCGCGGCATCTGCTGCATCGACGAGTTTGACAAGATGGAGATGAAGGACCAGGTTGCGATTCACGAAGCTATGGAGCAGCAGACCATCTCCATCGCCAAGGCTGGCATCAAGGCGACGCTGAACGCGAAaacgtcgctgctggcggcgctgaacCCGATCGGCGGCAAGTAcgaccgtcgccgccctctgcAGAAGAACATCGCCATGACAGCGCCCATCATGTCGCGCTTCGACCTCATGTTTGTCATCGTGGACGACtccggcgacgacgcagacTTTGCCATTGCGAATCAACTGCTGCGGCTACACCGCTTtggtggtgcggcggtgcggccgcCCTTCACCACGGAGGACTTCCAGCTGTACCTTCGCTACGCACGCTCGCTGACGCCGCGCCTCACGCGTGAGGCGTCGCAGCTCATTGTGGCCGCCTATCGCGACATGCGGCTGCAGGACTCGCTTTCCAACCGCAGCAAGGTGTACCGCGTGACGACGCGTCTCCTGGAGAGCATGATCCGACTGTccgaggcgacggcgaaggTTTACATGAGCGACGAGGTGCGGCCTACCCAcgtggaggtggcgctggaACTGATGCGGCAGTCCCTGTCCACACTAGACATGACGGAGGTGGAGCtggtcggcggcgccgccgacgacacGCTTCACGAAGAGCAGGACAGGGTCGTCAAGCAAGAGCCAGAGGCGGCGCGTGGCAGCGCGTCCGCCTCGTCAGGGGTGGCAGGACATGGGACCGACAAGGGCCGTGTCGCCGATGACAGCGCTGGTACAGACGGACAGACAAGCTTTGCGGACGAGCCGGCCTCAGCGTCCTcggccgcggtggccgcTCCCCGGCGAAAGGTAAGCATCAAGGCCGATCACTACTTTTCCATTGTGAATCGGCTTGTCGCGCACCTGAAGTCCCTCGGGGACGACGCCGCCCCGACGCGACAGGAGTTGGTGACGTGGTACCTTGAGCAGGTCAAGACGCTGAATAGGCCGTTGCtagaggcggagctgcggtACGTCAACCTAGTCCTCTCGAAGCTGGTCCGGGAGGGAAAGCTGCTGGAGGTAAACGTGCGTGAGGGTGACCTGCCGCGCCTGTATTTGGACCCCAACTTCAACCCCGACGTGACGCAGTGA